The following nucleotide sequence is from Corylus avellana chromosome ca7, CavTom2PMs-1.0.
ATTGGTTGGAAAGAGTTGAATGGAATCATACAAAAATAGctttatatataatagcatAGATTGTTGGTACTGCTAGTACATGGATATGATAAATTGTTTATAAGAGTTCCaatctcatatatattatatattgagAGTGTTTTGTTTGTTGATCAAACAATATTTAGCAAATGAAAATGGCTGTGTTGAGGGCCAACTCACGAAGAATGCCTACTTACACAGCCGCTAGTTCTGGTGGCTGGTTGGGGCTCATATGCTCAGGATTTAATTCTTCCTTTTTCCGAGCATATGCTTgggatttcttccttttttttcaccAATACTACCAATGTACACTTGTGCTCTAGGGTTAATTGGTTTTTCCTATTACAAGACTGTAGGTTGAGTTCTGACCATGGAGAGAATCTATAATGCGAAAAATGAAACATCTGTATTGTACAAAAACAGATACAAAGGATTCACTAACATATATGCACAAGGTATTACATAAAATGTGCTATAGTTGAATATACTACCCAACACCAGCGTCACCATATGAACATAGCTTCACCGATATTCACAGAGGACGGAACATCCTAAAGTTTCATGCTTCTCATAAGAAGACTAGTTGAGGGTCACTATCTAGCTTGATTGTCAGAATCTTCTGGCAAGCTGAACAAAAACTGTGGGAGAGATGCTATCCTTGGAAGGTTGATAAGAAGATCAGCAAACGAGTCCTTCCTTGTCATGGCCAGTGCCTGTTTGCAGCCAGAAATATCGGTGGACTCACCTTCAGATGCAGGAAATTTCTCTGCAGGCTTACTTTCAAGTGCTGCTGCAGCCACAGCTTCATCTATTTCCTGATCGCCATTTTCATCAACACCATCATCTCGTTTGGCTGGCAAGTTTTGTGCAATTGAAGGATCTTTCTGTATAAGGCAGCAAAGCGAATCGACCCTTGACATGAGTGACTGCTCATCAAACGTTGATGTTGATTGGGAATCGCTAAGCAAATATTGGGTAATCTCCAGAATGTCTCTTCTATGTTGTTTGTTGCCAGAAAAGATGGAATTATCTGATGTCACCTGTTCTGCAATGCAATGTTCAATGTGGTTCACTAGATCACTCATAGACATCGATGGGTGAAATCCAGGCACTTTAATTTGATCCAAATGGCCAAGCAACTTCGAACTCTTGCCTCCAATGCTCCTAATTTCTTCAATTGCATGAGTCTCCATCACTAAATATAAGACACTAGTTAGACCAAGAACAATTGCAAGGTTGtgtgaaaaaattaaatgcgGATACTCTTGAAATGGTTCAATGGTTATCAAATGACCAACCTCAGAAACTAATTCAGTAATAACAAAGTAACAAAGCTGTACACATATTATGGATCAAGTACTGGTGCACAATGACACTGCATGCTAAAATAACAGCCAACATTCAGACATCCATATGCTACCAATTCTCCAAGAAAATACAGTTATCAAATGAGCGGTGAGCATATAATTTTTGGTTGCTTTCATATATTTATCAACAAAAGCTTGTGTAATGCAATGCACTATCAGATAGCTTCTTTGCATACCCTCtttctaataatttttcttcccaaTTTGTTAAGCCCCTGAACAAACCAATGGCTAGACGCAATTCTTTCATGTCTGTCATAATGTTCCTATTTACCAATCCATCCAATGTTTAAGAAATATGCTGATATTTTTTCCtaagaaataatgaaatatattGCCAAATCATCTATTGAACATATTATTAACTTATTACTGTGGCAGATACTACTCTTAATTCTAGATTATCAACTATGTATTAGCAGCTGTAATTCAATTCAATGAAGCTTTAACTAATTGGGGTCAGCTACATGTAACCTTTTACGCCATTTGGCCTATCTATTAGCAGCTGAAATTGataaactaaaaatacaaagaattaGTGAAACATAGGAGATTATATTTCTAAGGAAAccatataaaaaatgaataacaaTATGAAGTTCATCCAGAGACGGAGTTCCAAACAAATTCAGTCTTGAACCTACGTACAGAAGAACACAATCATCCTTGATCAATGAAGGTGAGAAGGTGTAGAATTGTTACAAATGGAGAAATAGTATGTTTGACAAGCCTGTACACTCATTAAATGAAGGGCATGCAACTATCATCATATCAAATTCTAATTCAACAGAGAGATGAATAAATTGTATGCTAGCTAAAAGTTATATCACATATGACTTTCACTTCGACAGAGAGATGAATAAATGTATGTTAGCTATAACTATATCACATATGACTTTCACTTCCGGGCACACAATTTTTACCTGAACTGGATGAAGAAGTTTCCTGGGAAAAATTTTCAGGGGCTCTACCAATGAAATCTTGTTCACTTTTTGAAGAAGATGATTGAGCTCCAGAAGGTGATGCCACATCCCCCAAACCAAGGAAAGCAGATCTCTCTTCACTCTGTAAATCGAACGCATGGCCGGATTCATTTGGATACTCAAACGCAGCTACTTTTGGTTCAAAGTATGGACACTCTAACACAATTTCTGGTTGTTGACTTAAAAAGTTGAGTCGAGGATCACATTGCATAAGCTTTTCGAAGTGCTTGCCCATCGTGCCTTGTGGGCACTGCAGAAAATGTCGCCTGTGACAATATCAAAAACCCGCATCAACATCACATATTCAGAATCCTAATGATATTGTTTTTGATTAGTTGCACGATGCTTGTTAAATTACCCGCTGCCCCAAAAGCTTAAAGCTTAACATGTGGAATATTTTAACTGAAATGAGGGGGTAAAATGTAGAATCAAGGAAGCCAATTTTTCAGATAGGCACATTTCACATCCTAATTTAAGGGAGCCGGATCACACTACATGAAAGCACCTTCCTCCTTCGTATGGTGGCAAACTAATTTAGCCACCATTTCCAACAGACTCCTGGCAAATCctcttctttatatataaaacaaaact
It contains:
- the LOC132188776 gene encoding uncharacterized protein LOC132188776, with the translated sequence MVQIMNSGMDSDPKYQKRVGVKEEVEDSLEEQLGPLHKRSKLDPSLQQWNSGPDGLAIPPSMCNPLDEPSPLGLRLRKSPSLLDLIQMRLSQENASKLATLCKKDPKGACDKLKASNFPGAVLKIGTWEYKSRYEGDLVAKCYFMKHKLVWEVLDGSLKNKIEIQWSDIVAIKANYPDDEPGTLDVVLARRPLFFRETNPQPRKHTLWQATADFTGGQASINRRHFLQCPQGTMGKHFEKLMQCDPRLNFLSQQPEIVLECPYFEPKVAAFEYPNESGHAFDLQSEERSAFLGLGDVASPSGAQSSSSKSEQDFIGRAPENFSQETSSSSSVMETHAIEEIRSIGGKSSKLLGHLDQIKVPGFHPSMSMSDLVNHIEHCIAEQVTSDNSIFSGNKQHRRDILEITQYLLSDSQSTSTFDEQSLMSRVDSLCCLIQKDPSIAQNLPAKRDDGVDENGDQEIDEAVAAAALESKPAEKFPASEGESTDISGCKQALAMTRKDSFADLLINLPRIASLPQFLFSLPEDSDNQAR